TGTTCAAAGAAAACCTGCAACAAAAAGATAATATGTAGGAACGGTCAATCAGGGATGAAGGAAATTGAGTTTCTGCTAGATACAAGCATTAATCTTAACACCTACTTTGCTTACCTCAGATTTGAGACATGTGGATATCGGTTTGCCTCTAATTCAGCGATTgttctttcaattttagaataaataaacaccTTGACTTCCGGAATTAAGTCACAAACCGAGGtgatgaattcgaaaaaaatattcggagaTGTTGTTATGTACTTCTGCACTGTGTTTATGATGATCAGTTTGATTTCCTCTCTGGAAATACAAGTGAAATGAATCATTTACTGAATAACAGATATGAATCATCATGCGAATTAccttttttttggattttctcTGTAGTATGGATTTGACACAATATCGGAAATTAAATCGATTGTTTGCTGCCTATGTGTGTGAAGATCGCGAACCTTCATGTAACACGTGATTACATGAGGAAGACAAACCGATATTATCGTATCGATGATATGAGGTCCATACAACTTTCCACTATTAATTAAATTCCTCAAGAGTAACATGACCTGTGCAAAGTCAAATTAGCAATGAACGGTTTTTTGGTCAGTTTGATAACTGAGAGATATTCTACCCAATTGtatagatttaattttttacagatattttCACTCACCAAATAACAGTGGTCGTGTGTCACAACGTCCCGGCAAACTATGAAGTTGACAGCGAGTTTGTCCAAAATCAGTCTTAAATAATCGACATTATTGTCATGAAAAATGTTCGACAGTTTTTCCGAAATCTTGTAACTCCCAGTTTTGCATGTGTCGGTAATCAGATGCGGTAAGTAAGCTtcaaacagattttttatcaGCGATTGAAGACTGAGGTCACCTCTGACGTTCAAATTTCCAATTCCTAAAATTATCCACGAGAAAATCCTCTTTCCAATATTCATTATGTACAGAGGTTTATCGGGTGGCAACACGAACTTTTTGATCAGAGCTACCAGCAGGTTATTCGGTTGGCTCTGTGGTAGGAGAATGTGCAAAAAACGAAGTAATTAGTTTCAAATAgataaatttgaatagaaaatatgaatatttgttATCACAACGTACCTTTACGTACAGCATTGGCCCACAATAGAATATTAGAGTTCCGATGCATCGGTAAATCCAGTATGTTAATTCGGACTCTTTGGTTTCTTCCGTGATCAGCTGTGACGCCCATTTGTCTATTTGGGCAAAATATTCTCTGCACTTTCCAGCAATCCATAAACGCTCCTGTTCTGTCTTTCGAATGGAAAACGTCAGTTAGAGTtttgtcaatgaaaatttgttaattttatttttttactggtTTATTAAATGCTTTGTTTCGATCCACAGTACCTGCAAACTTTGCTGTCGCTTCATAATCGTTTTGATGAATAGAATAATTGGCTCTTTACTAGTTGCAGCAGCAATTAGCTCAGAGtttgattgaaatatttgagcCATCTCATCCGTTTTGATCAGGTAAAGAGTTAGATTCTTTAAATCTGTATTTTCAGTGTCTGATTTCATAACGCAGCACTTTATCCACGCCTACAGAAAAATGAGACTTGAAGATGATTCATCGGCGATTCACAAAATATCTATAATGACTTAAATAGTTCCAACCTGTATGACAATTGTATCgaagtttttaatttctttccttAGTTCGCGAACGGCATATTCATCTTGTAGAATCAGGGTCAAGTATGATCTTATAATTCTGCAAAAAGTGATATTTTTGTGACAGTATTTTGTGCTGGTGAAGATAGAATTTACtccattgaattttttctcacctaaCATCTTTAATCATAGGCGAAGAAACGAAGTGTTTAAATAACGAAACAAATTTGTGTTGATGTCTAGCAGCTGTCTCCGGCTCTTTCAAAGCCTCCACCGTAAATCTCACTGCAAGTTCCGACAGAATGTGATAATCGTCACCATATATTTGCATGTCAAATACCAATGTTCTAACTCTACTTGCTACGTGCTTCCACAGGGCTTCTAACATTGGTCGGATTCCACTTTGCGCTGCAATGGAAAAATATGAAGTGAAATCGAATCAACTCTAATTGCTTGTAAACGCACCTGATATCGTTTCGTGGCTCGAACTTCGCAGTTCAATACATTTGTTCAAGACATTGATAAGCACCGTGATCAACGTCTTGACTTTGGCTCTAGGGGATTCCAGAAAATATCTGTCTATCCATCCTCCGATAAAAGAGTGCTCAGAAAGTTCCATTCTTTCACTGGATGTCAAAATTTCGTCCAACACATCTACGAACGCATATAGCATGAAGCGCGAGGTTTCATCCTTGCGACAGCTGATCTCGTCTACCTGACGACGTAAAATGTCAAACATGACCTGGGgtgggtgaatttttgaattaacgaagccaaatattttattgtccCTTCACTATACCTCTTTTAAAAATCTTccacagattttttcaaagcttatCTTTTGCTCAGCGAACAAGAGGAAAACTACCAGCTCCCCCTTCCACGCTATAATTCTACTTTGTTGATCTCTGTTTTCAGTAAGTACCGAAGGCAAAAGATCCAGCATCATAGTACACTGTGGAAGTAGtttgaaagtaagaaaatgaTAATAGACCGTgttaaaagatttaaaattgtgTTTTCTCCCTGAATGTATCACCGTTGAAAGATGGTTTAAAAAGTACTTACAACTTCTGAAGTATTTGTTGTCAGTGCAAGAGTCACGAacagtgaaatgaaattgtagaGTCCAGCAACAGAAAATTCTTCTACCTTACTTTTCGTGAATTTGGAATATATTCTTCCTTTTAACTGATTCCAACACTTGGAATCAATATCAACTCGTGTCTTCCGCAAAAATATACCTAGAAGTAGAGGAAGATGTAGAATATTAGGAACAATCGTTGTAGAATACTTTAGGTaagttgttcaaatttttcacccagcAATCGAAGAAACATTCCATAAGATGATGTGCACGTGTTATTATCTAATCTCTGTTTAACTTGTTTCAGGATATCCCTGGGCCCTTTTCTGTGAAAAAGCAACTTATCGATTAGTCGAATTATGTTGCAAAAGTACTTTAAAAGATGATTGAATTGATTCAAATGAACGTAGCAAATTAAACGATTAACTAGCACTGTTCACGaaatcagaaaataaaaaactgactTAGAATGAGAAACAATGGTAACTCACTTGTCTACGGAAACAAACCATGGTCCTGTGGCTTGTAGAAGAAACGGCTGATCCAATCGCCGATGAAAACAATCCCAGAGCAGAGAAATTATCTGAACGCGCGGCTGCCACCATTCGCAAGTCAGTACAGTCAGTAAGGGTATCATTTCTTGGAGTTCTTCGTCGATTTCGTCCCTTTCACCAGCCTTGCCACCTTTGTTCAAGTAGACTTTCAGGATTTTCTCTACTTGTACATGGTTTGGATGAATCTGAGCAAACGCGATTGTCAaaaaatgagataaaaaatttacagaacaCGATCTCTCCGCaaattaaataaagaaatacagACGATTCTTCGTACCCTTGTCGAAGCTATACCGGTATAAACTCCGTCCAAATTATATCCATAGAGTAGAGTCAAGTGGTATATCAACCAGATGGAAAACATCTCGGGATTTTTACACTCCAAGAAATGTTCCTCTGGGATCATGTTCCACGATACAgatgttgttgctgctgttgtggGACCTAATCTAATATCAAGACCGATGTTTACATAGTCCCAGaatgtctgaaattttcattaaatcgCATAATTGTGTAAGATTCAACAGAGTTTATTGTGATAGACAAATTTCACGAATTAATTAATGATGTTTTACCTTCGATCCTCTCTTCACTGCCATGTCATCGATGAATATTTGAAGCATTAGCCATAATTCTCGTGTGCAGGTGCAGCTATACGGCGTCTTGATCTTGAGGTTTTGATGTTTCGTTTCCAAGGCAATCTGGGGGAGTGAAATGTTGTCAGTACTGAACGTTGAACAAAACAACGAATGGAAGaggcaataaaaatttggtaaaacaAGAATGACTTATCGAGTGATGAAACAGCGTTTTACCcttgcaaataattttgtagCGACGTAAATAAGATCATCTACAACAGTGGTGATTGCCACCTCCAGATCTGGGTTGTGATAAGGAATGCTCATGCTGCCCAAGGAACATGTATTGTCGTTCATCAGGTCATCCAATGTGGAAGAATTCTCAGGGCACCCCTTGGCATCCATCAGCGTCAGCCAAAGCCATCTTAGCTCGAGGTGCAAATGATACATGTGAAACTGCGGCAGGACatgctgaaaattatttataacaaaaaactGGATGATATATCCCGCAGTGGAAAGAACGAGGTTTGAAAACTTTGGGGACTTTACCTCTACAGCAAGATTAGACCCTGCATAGTGAAATATGGAGTCATTAATGTTTCTCAGTTCTCTGATGTACTTTTTAAGCACGAGTAACAATTCAGCAAAGTTTTCTCCGATTagattttcgacatttttaatcaGGGTTGTGTTCCATTTGATgctggatagaaaaaaaaaaattaaaaattaatagcagtttttttttttgcgtaatTTTCTAATCCGTGGCGAGGCTCAaggtggagaaaaaaactagCCTCACCTATAAAAGTACGATCGTATGTAAACCAAGGCGTCACAGACGTTTTTTCTTGCCGAAAAGAAGTCTGGCTGGTCCTCTTTACGTGCATTTAGAATCTCGCTCTTCTTGCAGCGACCGAACAGCTTGAGTTTCATTCTGTAGAGATGAGAAGAATGTATAAAGATGTAAATTGAAACGACATATAGACGCAGATTGTTGCATCGTCTTACTCTATGCAAGCGGTGAGGTGTTTGAGATTCAGAGCGGCAGTGGAACTCGGCATAACGCTGCCAAAAAGAACAACGTGCCCTAAAAAAGAGGGGCTTTCCTGTGAGGTGAAAACCATGCTGTTAATCTCGTGTTGAACAAATAAGCTCGACTTGTTCAGCTGCCAGTCATTGGAATTCACTTTCCCACTGCAATTGAACGTTCCTCGCAGCTCCATCTAACCTAATGTAAGAGAGAAAATACCGAAAATAACATGTGGATGAGCTGGAAGGttaggatttaaaaaaaaaattggacgtTATGATTTACCGTCAGGACGCTGTCGGTCGCTGCTATTCACGTTATCAATTCTTATTTAGCATaatcaaaaaggaaaaagaagaagaagaattgttATTTCCCCATTTACAGTGCCGAGCCGGATTGACACATGTCAATCAGCTGTTGCAAGTCGCACAAACGACAAGCAGCGGTTCTCAATTTGGCGCGAAATTAATCACCGATTCTCATCGACGTTTCTGATTGGCCAGTTATCCCGGTCCTATACTCCGATTGGTCGAGGGTCGTAGGAAATGCGGCATGTATCTAAAGGACGGACAGATGTGGCCACTGGGTGTGGCTGTATTGAACGATAAACTTATGACAAGGATCAAAGGGAATGAATTTTCTGTTAATTAAAGAAAGTATAtactaaatataaaataaatcataaaGAAATCATCATACATATGAAAACgaagattaataataaaaagttgcAGTCGATAACTTCAACAGACGTTTAAACGATGTAAGGTTTGAAGAGCTTCGTAAATTATACGCAgtgttattgtaaaatttcctTAACCTGTTAACTGTTGCATAATAAATAAGATTATTCGTTGAATAGCTATCAATTAAAGTTGCCGGTTCTGTTAGATTGTAGGGTAGTGATTTATTCTGAAACAagttcttggctatttataccTCTCATGAATCAGAACAAGGAGTAAAaagttaaatattttcagacaAGAGGAGTGAAAAGACCTCGTGAATTCGGATATCAAACATGTCTCAACAGACTTCTATGTATCAATATTATAAGGTGACCAGTGCCGGGCGACAGCAAACTGGCAAGAAATCTTCAATCGTTGTCAAAATGCCTGGAGAGGCTCTGAAGCAGAAGGAAAATTCCATTAAGAAGGTGCAAGTAAACTGTCCTAACCAGCATGCGGCCATGGTTACTCCGTCGGAGCGTTATGGCAACCGTTTGTCGACAGTGTCGTTGATCGATCTTGGTGGGAACGAGGATGTGGACTTGTCGAGTATCGGGCACTTCGTTAGCGAGCCAAAGCCCCTTTCACACCAGGAATCATTCAACTCCAGCTTCGCTTCGACGCCGACTAAGTACAACCAATCTGAGAAAAGAGCCTTATCCGGCACAAGAAGAAGTAGCAGCATGTCGCCGCGCAAAAAGTCCCAGAAAACACCGGTCAGCACAGTTATAAAGAGACTGAAACATCGAAGCccaagaaaattaatatacaaCGAGGCGATTGATACCAGCAAAGTTTCCGAAGTTGTAGAGATCCTGAACCTTGCTAGAGCTGGGGTCTTGCcgaagaacaatttttttcttccacaagtgtatcaaaataatgattctGAACCACCTGAAAAAGGCTATTTGGAGATAGATGATACAACCTCTGCCTATCATATCGATAGGGTGAATATACCAAATGAGAAGCATGCTGAGCATATGTTTAATATTGTTGTTGACGTTTTTTCAAACCCTATCAATTGTGGGTATTTCGACGATGATGAACTTGATCGAATATTTGATATGCTCACATTGAGCCAACAATCGCAAGCACTTTTTGCTAGGATGATTCTGAGGACGCACAATTGGAAGAGACGCGTCTCTATTAAGTATCCAGAAATTGCTGAAGACCTCAACCCGATGTTCGAcgaattagaagaaaaaaaattcttcacttCCAGTAAGTCAATATATGgctattttggaatttttccaCTGTTAAGCTAATAACTCATAGCAGATGTCAAGCAACTTGGAGTTTTAccaaattattcaaacttttcagaTACCAATGATGTTTCCCTTGAAAATCTGCTAGCGATACTGTCGGCAAGCGAGGTTCACGATGTGGCAAAGCAGTCGAACATACCTCGTCAGAAAACGAAGGAATCAGCgattagaaaaattctgaataccACTTCTACACAATCCTTATTTCCTGGAAGAGAAAGTCCCGCTACGGTGCTAAGAAAAAGGGTTCTCAACGCATTGGGACCTTGCATTTGCCTATTGCAAGAAATGATAGATCTCGTAGAACGTATCATCACCCTCTTCATACCTGCACAAGAAATAAGTGCAACCCTTTCCAGCACGTTTCTTCAACTTACAATGATTAAAGATGGTAGTTTGATATATCCGGAAGTGCAGGTTCATAAGGTTCCCGTGTTTCAAAATAGAGATCATCTCGTGCGGTAAGTTGAAATTTACATATCTGTATTTTGCCTTGATATACGTCAAGGAACTTCATTTAATTCTTTGCTGCAGGTATGTCGACTGGAAACAAAAGTGGAAGGTTGTTCTTGAGCTGCCCAGAGGTGAGCGAAGAAATTGGGAGACATTTAGAAGGATTGGGAGAGACGCTCATTCGCGTTTGATGTTTCTTTTGCGACAGAATCCAATCAGGTGACTAGAGAATAAAATAGTTTTCTCTAGTAGCTTAAAATACCACTTAGgctgtattttatttcatgtatAAATTGTTTTGCAGTCAAACAAACACCGGAATGCCTCGACATGTTCAGAAATTCAGCGAGGAATATGTATGCATGAAAATAGTAACATCTTGCTTAGAAATATTCAAGAAAGAAAGCTCTACCATACCAGAAGCGATTAAAATGCTAAATGACCTTATAAACCAGGAGACCTATCTGCAGAGCAGAAAAGGTGAATGGTACGACGAATTGGCATTGATAGAGACAAAGTATAACAAAAACCTGAATGATGCTGCTAGTATAATTATAAAGGGACTGACTCATGCGGCTGTCACGGAAATCGGAAAGCACGTTCTTACAAAAAGAGCTTGTATGTtggcaaagagaaaaaaaggcaTAAATCGAGAGGTACAGTCACATTTGAAGGATCTTATCAAGCCGGAAATACTCAGAGAGCCTCACAAGGTCTCGATAAATGGAAAAGTGATACAGGGGTGAGATTCAGACGAGATACATTCTTTTGCGAACGTCAGTCTAAATTAATTTCCACATTTCCACAAATTCTGATTCTTGCATGTTCTTCAGGAATAAAACTGGAAGGAAAACAACGTGGACAATGGATATGGGAGATGGAGACAAAGGTTATATGGGAGTCGAGCAACGGGCTGTGTGTTATTATGAGGAATTGGGATACATTCACAAGTGGCATTGCGAGGGTTCATTTCCCGTAACTTTGTTTGCGCTCGTGATGTGGGAAGAACTTTACACTTTGTCAGTTCGCGGCACATATATGAGCTTGTACCAAAGAGCTCCGCTGGATTTATACACCTCGGAGTTTTATACCaacagaaaagaagaaattgataGAAAGATTGAATTCATTGAAACTCTGAGCGAGGAGCAGCTGTGCAGTTTGATTGAAACTTCCTTAGAGACCCGAAACCACTACGAATCGCTCATACCGAAGCCTCTAGCTATTTCCAATGAGCAGTTTGTTGTAAATAATCAGAATGTTGTTGCAAAAACCTCTGAAATTTATGTgctgttaataattttcaatccgCTTTATTATTACAGGATCTAGTCCGATGCATGGGATCTGTTATTGTGGCAGGGATCTGTAAGAGAATGGGGTCTAACTTCAGTGTGTGGAAAGCAGGTTTCCCTGACTTAGTGATCTGGAATCCCGTGGGAAAAAGGGTAACAGAATGTGCATTTGCAATTcttaagttaaaaaaaaatataattagaaGATGATAAAATTGCACGTGTAAATACCATTTCACACTGTAAAGGGATTAGGTTATAGTAGTTACTAAGTAAAACAACGTTTTTGTCACAGTACAAGATTGTAGAGGTGAAAGGACCTGGGGACACGTTATCTCCTAAACAAACTTTGTGGATGAGATACCTGAAAGATCTTGGTGCTGACATCGAACTTTGTGAAATTAAAAGTAAgctattcaattattattcatctcCCATCACCATAGTTAATCATTATCACAACCATAATTTGATAGATTTAATTTTCCTGCATTGTTCACAAAGCCAGGGCTTGTGGTATCGTAGTTGCACACGGACCTGTGAAATGGTACCTAGAAATCAACAATTTACCGAATAAGTAATCAACTAAGGATATGTTCTAAGCATCATGAATTATTCTTCAACTTTCTGGTGTCTCGAAAAGTTAAAGAAACACTTactgaaattgatttgtagCTGGAGTACTTTCAACATTGAATTCAGCAACAACGACTCCACGGTCAGCCACTTGAGGAGCAAACATGGCAGCAGGGTAGACAACGGATGAGGTGCCAATGACGAGGCAAATGTCACACTTTTCTACGGCCTCACCTGGggatattttacaaaaataattttacgcaAAGTTGcatgatatttttatacacaaacATTGTGATGTAGAGAATTTATCAGACTGTTTAACATAAAGtggtattattttatcatattcaCCAGCTCTTTCGAGCACGTTTCTATCCAAGTTTTCGCCAAACCATACAATGTCCGGCCTGAGCAAACCCTTGCATGTGGATTTTTTACATCTCGGCAATTCATTGACAGGAATAGGCAGTGATTTTGCAGTAGGGTCAGGAGCTCTGTGGAAAGTTCAACAGACTATCAGATAAGAAAGAGAAACGACAGTCTTAGAAGATGAGGGAATGCAACATTGCTTATTTTCCCCTatacaatatcaaaaaattggtACTGTGATAGCAGGTTTCACAGTTAGTTCTCAGTACCCCTTTCCCTCGAGGGCTGGACAGATTGGGCTGCTTCTGTCCTCGACGACTTCCTTGCACTTTGTGCATCTTGTTTTGTAAAGAGAACCGTGTAGCTCTATGACATTGTCCGAACCGGCACACTGATGAAGGCCATCGATATTCTGCGTTAATATCGTAACAGTATTACCATGATTTCTCATTCGCTGTTCAAATTCCGCTATTGCCTTGTGTGCCTATCAAATCGGAATACAAATTCTTGTCAAATCATGTTTGAAGAATGAAAGCGTAACGAatgcattatttattttttgattggATATCGGGAACTTGAATTACCTGATTCGGCTCAACTTTCAGAACTAGTTCTCGTCTGTAATGATAGAATTCCCAAACTAGAGATGGATTGGCTGAAAAAGCCTGAGGTGTAGCAAGATTCTGTGCTTGATAAGTCCTCCAGAAGCCGCCGGAACCTCGAAACGTTGGGACGCCGGATTCAGCCGACACTCCAGCTCCGGTTaaaattaatacatttttaGCGTCCTTCAACGCCTTTCGAAAAGAATTCATTTggacttttttcaattgattaaTGAAGGTTAGGTTTAGTGTTTAGGATTTAAGCTGTCACTGCAGTGCAGACGACAAAATTCGCCAAAGTTCACCAACATCATCTAACGACAAGACCGACAAGACGAAGTACTTTTCTCATGTGATCGTTTGATTCATGGCTACTGAGATATAGGGTGTGTTTAGCCACTAGTACCGTTGACTGAGGAATATCCttagggtgcgttccgaaattaggtAGCAGCGCTTAAaattccctaggacagaggtaGAGCTACCCACGAACTTGGgagcgcaaaagagataaaagattgttgacagcaCCGGGAGCCaatatcggaacgcaccctCAGTCAACGCTAGTATAGCTCTACCCTTGTTCTAAGGACACCTTAGCGCTGCTAGCGGATGCGGTACGCAtcccataataataatacatttcaGGCGCGTTTCGAAATTAACATTTTGCCCGCCTTGCGAATTCTTGACCTATAGCAGCGTGTACGGGGTCAGTGTCGGCGTCAAGTTTTGCCAGTAGTGGTAACTTATGTCCGTGTGGTAACTAATATTTCTATTCTAGGGTAGCAGCGAGCGGTAACGATAAAGTGGAAATACGATCCTTGTAATTCAAATTACCGCCATCACGTTAAAATCTAGTAGCGACAGTGCGTCGTTTCATATTTGACGAAAAACTTTGAAGATGCCGAATACAGAGTTCAAAAGCCAACGAGGATTCACGATTGGGTAAACATCCTGAATAATTAACACGTGCTATATTTCGAtcagttaaaaattatttatgaaattgtTTATGGATTTTTTGTTGTTCTGTTCAAAGTATTACCATTTCTTTATATTCCATTAGGGATCTAATGCGCAAACCCAATCTGGTTCTGGAGGCTGGACACGATATCGACgatgacgaagacgacgaGGTGCATGGTTTCAATAACCGCAACATCAGCAATGAAGAGAtgctgaaatatttgaatatcgaTGACAACGAGGACAGCGTCAACCCTGAAAACGATGGTGAAAATCAGGCTGATTCGATTAAGATTGTTCCATGCAACACAAGCTTTGAGGATCTCAAAGTTAATATGACCGATGTAACGGGCGAAGGAAAGGTAATTCCTCCGCCTTCTCCCACTTGAATCAAATTcctgttttaatttttcatcaatatttatCGTGCGGCAGATTTTCAAATCTGTGAAGCAAGTTGGAGTTGGGGAAGTTGTGCCAATGGATGCCATGGTGTACGTCCAGTACATGGGCTACTTTGAGTATCAAGACGAGCCATTTGATTCGTCCTACTTGCGCCTGACATCAGAGAGGGTACGACTAAGCAAGGGAATGCTGCTTTCGGGACTGGAAATTGGGATTCAGACTATGAAGAAGCACGAGATTTCTCACTTCATCATTCACCCCGATTATGCCTTCGGAGCCATGGGCTGTCCTCCCAGAATTCCTCCCAACGAGGAAGTCATGTTCGCTGTGTACCTGAGCGACTTCGTCGATAATGCGGCTGCCGATACTTACGACAACTTGGATCAGGAGGAGAGAAAATCTATGGAAAAAGCATTTCCTAAGGCAATGGCTGTTCATGCTACAGCAAATGACGATTTCAACAGAAATAGAACAAAACAGGCTGCCAGAGGGTTTGTTATtgatttttacataatttttctcgTACCTTggcatatttatttcaaacagctaatcaaataagtgaaaatattaggtatataaaagTAGTCAAGATCTTGGAGAATATCGCACTGGAAAACGAGGAAGAACAAACTACGCAACAGAAAGCATTGACCAAGGCCTATGTCAACTTGGGTATCTGTTACAACAAACTCGGTGAACCTCGTAAAGCTTGTACTGTTTGCAGAGATGTACCTGTGCCAAACGCAAAAGCCTATTTTACGTAAGTTATTTCTTTCCGTTCTAAAGACGGAACACTATTTACTACGTTTGcaactttgaagaaacaatTGTCGATCCGTTATTCACTCTAGGAACTCACTTTGTCGGTCATTTGCTTTCAGGCACGGAAAGGCGCTGATGACTATGGGTGAATACGATAGAGCGATGGAGGAATTCCACAAATCTCGAATGATCGAACCTAATAATCAAAGGATTGCAAACGAAATCAAACAGGTGATGACGCgtttttattcatcatttaCAAGAATAAGCACTATTTGTTTGCAGATCTAATTCCACCTGAAAGGAATAATGTATAAAACTTTGTATTCATTATCTCACATGCTCGGCATTTATTTGCTTCTAGCTCAACGAACGTATAATGGCAtacaaaaataagcaaaagAAGCTGTTCTCAAAATGGCTGCAGGTTAAGCCAGGTGATGAACAAAAGGACGAGCATGTTAAATGTGCTCGTGAACTTTGCGaggatttgaaaaacaatccgGATGTAATGCGGCAGCCTTTACCTGCTGGATTGACCGATCGCGAATTGGACTGCTTTAAACAGCAGGCAGCTACTATGGGCTTGTATTTTACGTCTCACGAACGATTCGGCCAtactaattattatatttctaaACCAAGTTACGAGCCTACCAGACGAGCTTAAAGATTTTTGTACAGTCCATCGCCAACTCAATTAGAGTACATcatcttttaattttaagaataCAGTCTGAGGTGTTCGTTGGCTGGGAAAATTTCTTCCAAGTCACAACCGTGAGACATCTTTTTTCAGCGTTTTTGCTAGAATTTATGTTTGATTATAGAGTAAGCTCGGTGAGccagaagttttttttcttttaactctA
The genomic region above belongs to Diprion similis isolate iyDipSimi1 chromosome 8, iyDipSimi1.1, whole genome shotgun sequence and contains:
- the LOC124408819 gene encoding inactive peptidyl-prolyl cis-trans isomerase FKBP6; the encoded protein is MPNTEFKSQRGFTIGDLMRKPNLVLEAGHDIDDDEDDEVHGFNNRNISNEEMLKYLNIDDNEDSVNPENDGENQADSIKIVPCNTSFEDLKVNMTDVTGEGKIFKSVKQVGVGEVVPMDAMVYVQYMGYFEYQDEPFDSSYLRLTSERVRLSKGMLLSGLEIGIQTMKKHEISHFIIHPDYAFGAMGCPPRIPPNEEVMFAVYLSDFVDNAAADTYDNLDQEERKSMEKAFPKAMAVHATANDDFNRNRTKQAARGYIKVVKILENIALENEEEQTTQQKALTKAYVNLGICYNKLGEPRKACTVCRDVPVPNAKAYFTHGKALMTMGEYDRAMEEFHKSRMIEPNNQRIANEIKQLNERIMAYKNKQKKLFSKWLQVKPGDEQKDEHVKCARELCEDLKNNPDVMRQPLPAGLTDRELDCFKQQAATMGLYFTSHERFGHTNYYISKPSYEPTRRA
- the LOC124408812 gene encoding fanconi-associated nuclease 1-like isoform X1, coding for MSQQTSMYQYYKVTSAGRQQTGKKSSIVVKMPGEALKQKENSIKKVQVNCPNQHAAMVTPSERYGNRLSTVSLIDLGGNEDVDLSSIGHFVSEPKPLSHQESFNSSFASTPTKYNQSEKRALSGTRRSSSMSPRKKSQKTPVSTVIKRLKHRSPRKLIYNEAIDTSKVSEVVEILNLARAGVLPKNNFFLPQVYQNNDSEPPEKGYLEIDDTTSAYHIDRVNIPNEKHAEHMFNIVVDVFSNPINCGYFDDDELDRIFDMLTLSQQSQALFARMILRTHNWKRRVSIKYPEIAEDLNPMFDELEEKKFFTSNTNDVSLENLLAILSASEVHDVAKQSNIPRQKTKESAIRKILNTTSTQSLFPGRESPATVLRKRVLNALGPCICLLQEMIDLVERIITLFIPAQEISATLSSTFLQLTMIKDGSLIYPEVQVHKVPVFQNRDHLVRYVDWKQKWKVVLELPRGERRNWETFRRIGRDAHSRLMFLLRQNPISQTNTGMPRHVQKFSEEYVCMKIVTSCLEIFKKESSTIPEAIKMLNDLINQETYLQSRKGEWYDELALIETKYNKNLNDAASIIIKGLTHAAVTEIGKHVLTKRACMLAKRKKGINREVQSHLKDLIKPEILREPHKVSINGKVIQGNKTGRKTTWTMDMGDGDKGYMGVEQRAVCYYEELGYIHKWHCEGSFPVTLFALVMWEELYTLSVRGTYMSLYQRAPLDLYTSEFYTNRKEEIDRKIEFIETLSEEQLCSLIETSLETRNHYESLIPKPLAISNEQFVDLVRCMGSVIVAGICKRMGSNFSVWKAGFPDLVIWNPVGKRYKIVEVKGPGDTLSPKQTLWMRYLKDLGADIELCEIKSKLFNYYSSPITIVNHYHNHNLIDLIFLHCSQSQGLWYRSCTRTCEMKHLLKLICSWSTFNIEFSNNDSTVSHLRSKHGSRVDNG
- the LOC124408812 gene encoding fanconi-associated nuclease 1-like isoform X2, coding for MSQQTSMYQYYKVTSAGRQQTGKKSSIVVKMPGEALKQKENSIKKVQVNCPNQHAAMVTPSERYGNRLSTVSLIDLGGNEDVDLSSIGHFVSEPKPLSHQESFNSSFASTPTKYNQSEKRALSGTRRSSSMSPRKKSQKTPVSTVIKRLKHRSPRKLIYNEAIDTSKVSEVVEILNLARAGVLPKNNFFLPQVYQNNDSEPPEKGYLEIDDTTSAYHIDRVNIPNEKHAEHMFNIVVDVFSNPINCGYFDDDELDRIFDMLTLSQQSQALFARMILRTHNWKRRVSIKYPEIAEDLNPMFDELEEKKFFTSNTNDVSLENLLAILSASEVHDVAKQSNIPRQKTKESAIRKILNTTSTQSLFPGRESPATVLRKRVLNALGPCICLLQEMIDLVERIITLFIPAQEISATLSSTFLQLTMIKDGSLIYPEVQVHKVPVFQNRDHLVRYVDWKQKWKVVLELPRGERRNWETFRRIGRDAHSRLMFLLRQNPISQTNTGMPRHVQKFSEEYVCMKIVTSCLEIFKKESSTIPEAIKMLNDLINQETYLQSRKGEWYDELALIETKYNKNLNDAASIIIKGLTHAAVTEIGKHVLTKRACMLAKRKKGINREVQSHLKDLIKPEILREPHKVSINGKVIQGNKTGRKTTWTMDMGDGDKGYMGVEQRAVCYYEELGYIHKWHCEGSFPVTLFALVMWEELYTLSVRGTYMSLYQRAPLDLYTSEFYTNRKEEIDRKIEFIETLSEEQLCSLIETSLETRNHYESLIPKPLAISNEQFVDLVRCMGSVIVAGICKRMGSNFSVWKAGFPDLVIWNPVGKRYKIVEVKGPGDTLSPKQTLWMRYLKDLGADIELCEIKTGVLSTLNSATTTPRSAT
- the LOC124408822 gene encoding NAD-dependent protein deacylase-like, which translates into the protein MNSFRKALKDAKNVLILTGAGVSAESGVPTFRGSGGFWRTYQAQNLATPQAFSANPSLVWEFYHYRRELVLKVEPNQAHKAIAEFEQRMRNHGNTVTILTQNIDGLHQCAGSDNVIELHGSLYKTRCTKCKEVVEDRSSPICPALEGKGY